A genomic stretch from Microtus pennsylvanicus isolate mMicPen1 chromosome 11, mMicPen1.hap1, whole genome shotgun sequence includes:
- the Map3k14 gene encoding mitogen-activated protein kinase kinase kinase 14 translates to MAVMEAACPGTPGSAVGQQKELAKAKEKTQSLGKKPSCVYKLEAVEKSPVFCGKWEILNDVITKGTAKEGSEGGPPAISIIAQAECENSQEFSPTFSERIFIAGSQRYSQSESLDQIPNNVAHATEGKMARVCRKGKRRSKARKKRKKRRSKSQVQAGVALAKPLPRTPEQESCTVPVQEDESPLGTLYARNVSQFTKPLKEADLGHLCCKKQGEGLRPVLPRPELHKLISPLQCLNHVWKLHHPQAVGPPPHSTHPFPYNRLPHPFPFHPLEPWRPYPLESLFLDKLAGVSGQQPLPSPHLSKLAYGDTQKPLPGPHLESNYPSRGAQEKVPVEEYLVHALQGSVSSGQANSLASLAKTWSSGSSKPQRLSPETEDNEGVLLTEKLKPVDYEYREEVHWVTHQPRLGRGSFGEVHRMKDKQTGFQCAVKKVRLEVFRAEELMACAGLTSPRIVPLYGAVRDGPWVNIFMELLEGGSLGQLIKQKGCLPEDRALYYLGQALEGLEYLHIRRILHGDVKADNVLLSSDGSRAALCDFGHALCLQPDGLGKSLLTGDYIPGTETHMAPEVVMGKPCDAKVDIWSSCCMMLHMLNGRHPWTQYFRGPLCLKIASEPPPLREIPPSCAPLTAQAIQEGLKKEPVDRASAVELRGKVGQALQQVGGLKSPWKGEYKEPRPPPPDQATCHQTLHTPPRESPPSKASTDGASEPRPPLPPEPPEQSRAPALNLSKEESGTWEPLPLSSLDPAPAKGPSFPDRRATFPEQELQQLEMELFLNSLSQPFSLEEQEQILSCLSIDSRSLSEDSEKNPSKASQSSRDTLSSGVHSWSSQAEARSSSCNMVLARGRPTDTPSYFNGVKVQIQTLNGEHLHIREFHRVKVGDIATGISSQIPATAFSLVTKDGQPVRYDMEVPDSGIDLRCTLALDGSFTWSWRVKHGQLENQP, encoded by the exons ATGGCAGTGATGGAAGCGGCCTGCCCAGGCACTCCtggctcagcagttgggcaaCAGAAGGAACTCGCCAAAGCCAAGGAGAAGACACAGTCGCTGGGGAAGAAGCCGAGCTGTGTCTACAAGCTTGAGGCTGTGGAGAAGAGCCCGGTGTTCTGTGGGAAGTGGGAGATCCTGAACGACGTGATTACCAAAGGCACAGCCAAGGAAGGTTCCGAGGGTGGCCCACCCGCCATCTCCATCATCGCCCAGGCTGAAT GTGAGAACAGCCAGGAGTTCAGCCCCACCTTTTCGGAGCGCATTTTCATCGCAGGGTCACAGCGGTACAG CCAGTCTGAGAGCCTTGACCAAATCCCCAACAATGTGGCCCACGCAACTGAAGGCAAAATGGCCCGTGTGTGCCGGAAGGGAAAACGTCGCAGCAAAGCCCGGAAAAAACGTAAGAAGAGGAGGTCGAAGTCACAGGTCCAGGCAGGAGTGGCCTTAGCCAAGCCCCTGCCCCGAACTCCTGAGCAAGAGAGCTGTACCGTCCCTGTGCAG GAAGATGAGTCTCCACTAGGCACCCTCTATGCCAGAAATGTCTCCCAGTTCACCAAGCCTCTGAAGGAAGCAGACCTCGGGCACCTGTGCTGTAAAAAGCAGGGTGAAGGCCTGCGACCAGTGCTGCCCCGACCTGAGCTCCACAAACTGATCAGCCCCTTGCAATGTCTAAACCACGTGTGGAAACTCCACCACCCGCAGGCCGTAGGCCCCCCACCCCATTCTACTCACCCTTTCCCCTACAACAGACTGCCCCATCCTTTCCCGTTCCACCCTCTGGAGCCCTGGAGACCCTACCCGCTGGAATCCCTCTTCCTGGACAAACTAGCCGGTGTAAGTGGCCAGCAGCCCCTGCCCAGCCCACACCTAAGCAAACTGGCCTATGGAGACACTCAGAAGCCCCTGCCCGGCCCACACCTGGAGTCCAACTATCCATCTCGAGGTGCCCAAGAAAAGGTTCCTGTGGAGGAGTACCTGGTCCATGCACTACAAGGCAGTGTGAGCTCAGGCCAAGCCAACAGCCTGGCCAGCCTGGCTAAGACATGGTCATCAGGGAGCTCCAAGCCTCAGAGGCTCAGCCCTGAAACTGAGGACAACGAGGGTGTCCTGCTTACCGAG AAACTCAAACCAGTGGATTATGAGTACCGAGAAGAGGTCCACTGGGTGACACACCAGCCCCGTTTGGGCAGAGGTTCCTTCGGTGAGGTTCACAGAATGAAGGACAAGCAGACCGGCTTCCAGTGTGCTGTCAAAAAG GTTCGACTTGAGGTGTTTCGGGCAGAGGAGCTGATGGCCTGTGCTGGACTGACGTCACCCAGAATTGTACCTCTCTATGGAGCTGTGAGAGACGGCCCTTGGGTCAACATCTTCATGGAACTGCTAGAAG GTGGTTCGCTAGGCCAGCTCATAAAGCAGAAGGGCTGTCTTCCGGAAGACCGGGCACTCTACTACTTGGGCCAGGCCCTGGAAGGGCTGGAATACCTCCATATACGAAGGATCCTGCATGGCGATGTCAAAG CTGACAATGTGCTCCTGTCCAGTGACGGGAGCCGAGCTGCCCTCTGCGACTTTGGCCATGCTTTGTGCTTACAACCTGACGGCCTCGGAAAGTCCTTGCTCACGG gggactacATTCCtggtacagagacacacatggccCCAGAAGTGGTGATGGGGAAGCCCTGCGATGCCAAGGTGGACATCTGGAGCAGCTGTTGCATGATGCTGCACATGCTCAATGGTCGCCACCCCTGGACTCAGTACTTCCGAGGCCCGCTCTGTCTCAAG ATTGCCAGCGAGCCTCCACCTCTGAGGGAGATTCCGCCTTCCTGTGCACCTCTCACAGCCCAGGCCATCCAAGAGGGGCTGAAGAAAGAGCCTGTCGACAGAGCGTCTGCCGTGGAGCTTCGGGGGAAGGTGGGCCAGGCATTACAGCAAG TGGGAGGTCTGAAAAGCCCTTGGAAAGGGGAATATAAGGAACCAAGACCTCCACCTCCAGACCAAGCCACCTGTCACCAGACGCTACACACCCCACCGAGGGAGAGCCCACCATCCAAGGCCAGCACAGACGGGGCCTCTGAGCCTcggcctcctctgcctccagaaccaCCAGAACAGAGCAGAGCTCCAGCCCTGAACCTCAGCAAGGAGGAGTCTGGCACATGGGAACCCTTGCCTCTGTCCTCCCTGGACCCAGCCCCTGCCAAGggccccagcttcccagaccgGAGGGCAACCTTCCCAGAGCAGGAGCTGCAACAGCTGGAGATGG AACTGTTTCTCAACAGCCTGTCGCAGCCCTTCTCCCTGGAGGAACAGGAACAGATTCTCTCTTGCCTCAGCATCGACAGCCGCTCGCTGTCAGAAGACAGTGAAAAG AACCCATCAAAGGCCTCTCAGAGCTCGCGTGACACCCTAAGTTCCGGCGTGCATTCGTGGAGCAgtcaggcagaggcaagaagttCCAGCTGCAACATGGTGCTGGCCCGGGGGCGGCCCACGGACACCCCAAGCTACTTCAATG GTGTCAAGGTTCAAATACAGACTCTCAATGGCGAACACCTGCACATCCGAGAATTCCACCGGGTCAAGGTGGGAGACATTGCAACTGGCATCAGCAGCCAG ATCCCAGCCACAGCCTTCAGCCTGGTGACCAAAGATGGACAGCCTGTTCGCTATGACATGGAGGTGCCCGACTCAGGCATCGACCTGCGGTGCACCCTGGCCCTTGACGGCAGCttcacctggagctggagagtcAAGCATGGACAGCTGGAGAACCAGCCGTAG